In a single window of the Thiohalophilus sp. genome:
- the leuB gene encoding 3-isopropylmalate dehydrogenase: protein MTKKILVLPGDGIGQEIVAEAVKVLNALRQDGLDIELEEALVGGTAYDAHGTPLPAETLNLAREADAILLGAVGGYKWESLEIAVRPEKGLLGLRSELELFANLRPAILYPQLADASTLKPEVVSGLDIMIVRELTGGIYFGQPRGIRTREDGQREGYNTLVYSESEIERIARVAFDIARKRNHKVCSVDKANVLECTELWREVTTTVGKEYDDVELSHMYVDNAAMQLVRAPKQFDVMVTTNMFGDILSDAAAMLTGSIGMLPSASLDAHGKGMYEPIHGSAPDIAGQNVANPLATILSVAMMLRYSLDEPAMADRIEQAVNTVLDEGLRTADIYQDGMQKVGTSEMGDAVVAALQE, encoded by the coding sequence ATGACGAAAAAGATTCTGGTACTCCCCGGCGACGGAATCGGACAGGAGATCGTGGCCGAGGCGGTGAAGGTGTTGAACGCCCTGCGCCAGGACGGTCTCGATATTGAACTGGAAGAGGCGCTGGTCGGCGGTACGGCCTATGACGCGCACGGTACGCCGCTGCCCGCCGAAACCCTGAATCTGGCCAGGGAGGCGGATGCGATTTTGCTCGGCGCGGTGGGTGGTTATAAATGGGAGTCGCTTGAGATCGCGGTGCGCCCGGAAAAAGGGCTGCTGGGCCTGCGTTCGGAACTGGAACTGTTTGCCAATCTGCGCCCGGCGATCCTCTATCCGCAGCTGGCCGACGCCTCGACATTGAAGCCGGAAGTGGTGTCCGGGCTGGATATCATGATCGTGCGCGAGCTGACTGGCGGCATTTACTTTGGCCAGCCGCGCGGTATTCGCACCCGCGAGGACGGCCAGCGCGAAGGTTACAACACCCTGGTCTACAGCGAGTCGGAGATCGAGCGCATCGCCCGGGTCGCCTTCGATATCGCCCGCAAGCGCAACCACAAGGTCTGCTCGGTCGACAAGGCTAATGTGCTGGAGTGCACCGAGCTGTGGCGGGAAGTGACCACCACGGTCGGCAAGGAGTACGATGATGTGGAACTGAGCCATATGTATGTGGATAACGCCGCCATGCAACTGGTGCGCGCGCCCAAGCAGTTCGACGTAATGGTCACCACCAACATGTTCGGCGACATTCTCTCCGATGCCGCCGCCATGCTCACCGGCTCCATCGGCATGCTGCCCTCGGCCTCGCTGGATGCCCATGGCAAGGGCATGTACGAGCCGATCCACGGCTCGGCCCCGGACATCGCCGGGCAGAACGTGGCCAATCCGCTGGCAACGATCCTTTCCGTGGCGATGATGCTGCGTTATTCCCTGGACGAGCCGGCCATGGCCGATCGGATCGAGCAAGCGGTCAATACCGTGCTGGATGAGGGGCTGCGCACCGCGGATATCTATCAGGATGGCATGCAGAAAGTCGGCACTTCCGAGATGGGGGATGCGGTGGTTGCTGCGCTCCAAGAATAA
- the leuD gene encoding 3-isopropylmalate dehydratase small subunit produces the protein MEKFETLTAIAAPLDRSNVDTDAIIPKQFLKSIKRTGFGPNLFDEWRYLDHGEPGKDNSHRPINPDFVLNQPRYAGAQILLARDNFGCGSSREHAPWALLDYGFQVIIAPSFADIFYNNCFKNGILPIVLDSDTVDKLFRAVEAQEGYQLTVDLEQQQIRAPDGAVIPFEIDAYRKQRLLEGLDDIGLTLQYAEEIRTYEEQQRQQRPWLFSQ, from the coding sequence ATGGAAAAATTCGAAACGTTAACCGCCATCGCCGCGCCGCTGGATCGATCCAATGTCGATACCGACGCGATCATTCCCAAGCAGTTTCTCAAGTCGATCAAGCGCACCGGCTTTGGCCCGAATCTGTTCGACGAGTGGCGTTATCTGGATCACGGCGAGCCGGGCAAGGACAATAGTCACCGGCCGATCAACCCGGACTTCGTGCTCAATCAGCCGCGTTATGCGGGCGCGCAAATCCTGCTGGCCCGCGATAACTTCGGTTGTGGTTCCAGTCGCGAGCATGCGCCCTGGGCATTGCTGGATTACGGTTTTCAGGTGATTATCGCGCCCAGCTTCGCCGATATTTTTTATAACAACTGTTTTAAAAACGGCATCCTGCCCATCGTGCTGGATAGCGATACCGTGGATAAGTTGTTCAGGGCCGTGGAAGCGCAGGAAGGCTATCAACTGACGGTGGATCTCGAGCAGCAACAGATCCGCGCGCCCGACGGCGCGGTCATCCCCTTCGAGATCGATGCCTATCGCAAACAGCGTCTGCTCGAAGGCCTCGACGACATCGGCCTGACCCTGCAGTATGCCGAGGAAATCCGCACCTACGAGGAACAGCAACGCCAACAAAGACCCTGGTTGTTCAGTCAGTAA